One segment of Triticum aestivum cultivar Chinese Spring chromosome 2A, IWGSC CS RefSeq v2.1, whole genome shotgun sequence DNA contains the following:
- the LOC123187485 gene encoding thiamine pyrophosphokinase 2 isoform X1: MRWHIPCNTKISGISYFKTSVLSLAHQQSLRRRRRGGRIGILPPRLDARVIRVFTDHLQEDKMLWRTIRSMEVMAHSSNFLLPKLHQPAKAPANNYTLVVLNQQLPRFMPRLWAQAKMRICADGGANRIFDEMSQMTNDLDRNRYIPEIIEGDMDSIRPEVKRYYSSQGSKISDKSHNQETTDLHKCISSIRHRTPNHEKPNLCVLVTGALGRFDHEAANINVLYAFSDMRIVLLSDDCLIQLLPKTHHHEIYIESSVEGPHCGIFPIGAPSTSTTTTGLKWNLSDAEMRFGSMISTSNIVDSDKVTVQSDADLLWTISLRNLT; the protein is encoded by the exons ATGCGTTGGCATATTCCTTGCAATACGAAAATCAGCGGCATTTCCTATTTTAAGACCTCTGTTCTTTCCCTTGCGCACCAACAGtccctccggcgacggcggcgaggcgggcgaaTTGGCATCCTTCCTCCTCGACTCGACGCGCGCGTAATCCGAG TCTTCACAGATCACCTTCAAGAGGACAAGATGTTGTGGCGCACAATTCGCAGTATGGAGGTGATGGCGCATTCTTCGAATTTCCTTCTTCCGAAACTGCATCAGCCTGCCAAGGCTCCAGCAAACAACTATACTCTGGTTGTTCTTAACCAGCAGCTTCCACGGTTCATGCCTCGCCTCTGGGCTCAAG CAAAGATGAGAATATGTGCTGATGGTGGAGCCAATCGTATTTTTGACGAGATGTCTCAAATGACAAATGACCTGGACAGAAATAG GTATATTCCAGAAATAATTGAAGGGGACATGGATTCTATAAGGCCAGAAGTGAAAAGATATTACTCTAGTCAG GGATCCAAAATTTCTGATAAATCACATAACCAAGAGACAACAGATCTGCACAAGTGTATTTCCAGTATCCGCCATCGCACACCTAATCATGAAAAGCCTAAT CTTTGTGTTCTTGTTACTGGAGCACTTGGAAGGTTTGATCATGAGGCTGCAAATATCAATGTTCTCTATGCGTTCTCGGACATGCGGATTGTCCTTCTGTCCGATGATTGCTTGATCCAACTTCTTCCCAAAACGCATCACCATGAGATCTATATTGAGTCGTCTGTAGAAGGACCACATTGTGGAATTTTTCCTATTGGAGCACCATCTACAAGCACTACAACCACTGGCCTCAAGTGGAACCTGA GTGATGCAGAGATGAGATTTGGGAGCATGATAAGCACATCCAACATTGTGGATTCAGATAAAGTTACTGTGCAGTCCGATGCAGATCTTCTGTGGACAATTTCTCTTCGAAATCTGACCTGA
- the LOC123187485 gene encoding thiamine pyrophosphokinase 2 isoform X2 encodes MRICADGGANRIFDEMSQMTNDLDRNRYIPEIIEGDMDSIRPEVKRYYSSQGSKISDKSHNQETTDLHKCISSIRHRTPNHEKPNLCVLVTGALGRFDHEAANINVLYAFSDMRIVLLSDDCLIQLLPKTHHHEIYIESSVEGPHCGIFPIGAPSTSTTTTGLKWNLSDAEMRFGSMISTSNIVDSDKVTVQSDADLLWTISLRNLT; translated from the exons ATGAGAATATGTGCTGATGGTGGAGCCAATCGTATTTTTGACGAGATGTCTCAAATGACAAATGACCTGGACAGAAATAG GTATATTCCAGAAATAATTGAAGGGGACATGGATTCTATAAGGCCAGAAGTGAAAAGATATTACTCTAGTCAG GGATCCAAAATTTCTGATAAATCACATAACCAAGAGACAACAGATCTGCACAAGTGTATTTCCAGTATCCGCCATCGCACACCTAATCATGAAAAGCCTAAT CTTTGTGTTCTTGTTACTGGAGCACTTGGAAGGTTTGATCATGAGGCTGCAAATATCAATGTTCTCTATGCGTTCTCGGACATGCGGATTGTCCTTCTGTCCGATGATTGCTTGATCCAACTTCTTCCCAAAACGCATCACCATGAGATCTATATTGAGTCGTCTGTAGAAGGACCACATTGTGGAATTTTTCCTATTGGAGCACCATCTACAAGCACTACAACCACTGGCCTCAAGTGGAACCTGA GTGATGCAGAGATGAGATTTGGGAGCATGATAAGCACATCCAACATTGTGGATTCAGATAAAGTTACTGTGCAGTCCGATGCAGATCTTCTGTGGACAATTTCTCTTCGAAATCTGACCTGA
- the LOC123184725 gene encoding uncharacterized protein produces MAAAGSSAAWKRWLRPEVYPIFAATGVAVSICAMQLIRNITTNPEVRVTKENRAAGIQENFDEGKRYSQHGFRKFIDRQRPEIMPAINNFFSDPPKY; encoded by the exons ATGGCGGCCGCTGGTTCCTCCGCCGCGTGGAAGAGATGGCTCCGCCCTGAG GTGTACCCGATCTTCGCGGCGACCGGCGTGGCCGTCTCCATCTGCGCCATGCAGCTCATCCGCAACATCACCACCAACCCGGAAGTCAG GGTGACCAAGGAGAACAGGGCGGCGGGGATCCAGGAGAACTTCGACGAGGGGAAGCGCTACTCGCAGCACGGCTTCAGGAAGTTCATCGACCGCCAGCGCCCCGAGATCATGCCGGCCATCAACAACTTCTTCTCCGACCCTCCCAAGTATTAG